In Cystobacter ferrugineus, the following proteins share a genomic window:
- a CDS encoding class I SAM-dependent methyltransferase gives MKTETIHRAYGQASQYEQVMKTEWEPITPRAQTMEWLELQPGGRLLEACVGSGLNFTHYPPKVNVVGIDFTPEMLALAASKLPISGRSIELMHMDATHMSFADESFDAVLETYALCVVPKPLEVLREMARVCKRGGKVVLFDCIRSELPVVAKNQELIKPFCMETGIPAGVIVWDPTRDYLELARDIPELELSRIVRFNQDDVFASRCLIQFTRK, from the coding sequence ATGAAGACGGAAACGATCCACCGGGCCTATGGGCAGGCCTCGCAGTACGAGCAGGTCATGAAGACGGAGTGGGAGCCCATCACCCCCCGGGCCCAGACCATGGAGTGGCTGGAACTCCAGCCGGGAGGCCGCCTGCTGGAGGCGTGCGTGGGCAGCGGCCTCAACTTCACCCACTACCCGCCCAAGGTGAATGTCGTCGGCATCGACTTCACCCCCGAGATGCTCGCGCTCGCCGCCTCCAAGCTGCCCATCTCGGGACGGAGCATCGAGCTCATGCACATGGACGCCACCCACATGAGCTTCGCCGACGAGAGCTTCGACGCCGTGCTGGAGACCTACGCGTTGTGCGTCGTGCCCAAGCCGCTGGAGGTCCTCCGGGAGATGGCGCGCGTCTGCAAGCGGGGCGGCAAGGTCGTCCTCTTCGACTGCATCCGCTCCGAGTTGCCCGTGGTGGCCAAGAACCAGGAGCTCATCAAGCCCTTCTGCATGGAGACGGGCATCCCCGCCGGCGTCATCGTCTGGGATCCGACCCGGGACTATCTGGAGCTGGCCCGGGACATCCCCGAGCTGGAGCTCAGCCGCATCGTCCGCTTCAACCAGGATGACGTCTTCGCCTCCCGCTGCCTCATCCAATTCACCCGGAAGTAG
- a CDS encoding NUDIX hydrolase produces the protein MSEGRSWQGHWAARLYERVHGRGFSSLTAFADAHPTLPLVELAEELGDDLSAVQVFKGLVDEAERSHQVTRLVRGQLVRELYESFPNGWPAVMDDEARVEVAMALGSWFGFTPVTHRERVNRASDSLLATPPPPGWRPLGPDDELLRTLLPDEGV, from the coding sequence ATGAGCGAGGGCCGTTCCTGGCAGGGTCATTGGGCGGCCCGCCTGTATGAGCGGGTCCATGGGCGCGGTTTCAGTTCGCTCACCGCCTTCGCTGACGCACACCCGACTCTCCCACTTGTTGAGCTGGCCGAGGAACTGGGGGACGACCTCAGCGCAGTGCAGGTCTTCAAGGGACTGGTTGACGAGGCAGAGCGAAGCCATCAGGTTACGCGCTTGGTGCGCGGTCAGCTTGTACGTGAACTGTACGAGAGCTTCCCCAATGGCTGGCCGGCCGTAATGGACGACGAAGCTCGCGTGGAAGTTGCCATGGCGCTCGGCTCCTGGTTCGGATTCACCCCAGTGACTCATCGGGAGCGCGTCAATCGGGCCAGCGATTCGCTTCTCGCCACACCGCCGCCACCCGGCTGGCGCCCGCTCGGCCCCGACGACGAACTCCTGCGCACGCTCCTGCCCGACGAAGGCGTTTGA
- a CDS encoding DUF2380 domain-containing protein: MRADSSRASWVGLLLALAQLSTGCVSLTPSPGRGLSLPYTARESVPPVSAAAPSVEAPGPLPSPSEPEAPRRLHRLPASRQEATTIGPDRAQRATRQSALAAQLAFHRALLDVSGSTRRLSAEFSRLQAPGRGLGGGHSVFVRYVDDGARQLRWMDAQLSAATRLATAASQVEDPDMQLAMLRLAGPRLEATLLGSLLLSVWLDLLHLADTVCTQHFYSVERMFVDLARWQQRLEPAMTALSSLEPGQVEAAAQDVPALVGHLTGEFTATLQTARKGAENVAKVLVLKEALEALSLLSALKFSLPSVPPSAPALLGMSLVVGGDGVMMGTRIVASAEWVEMMRHLVRAGVLSLPVVSAAVRIQAGQVLLAQAHGELPRGVREALGDGPEVRGMRVTGRAGAGMNEPPRHHVLPKEFRAWFEKRGFTGEMDIDRFCVEMEQAHHQAIHGGGSWRLGRTWPDEWNQMIMSVLSQAEAKAGRMLTPNAILKLVAREMRRYKIPMNFVPGRR, encoded by the coding sequence ATGCGCGCTGACTCGTCTCGGGCCTCGTGGGTGGGCCTGCTGCTCGCCCTGGCCCAGTTGTCCACCGGCTGCGTGTCACTGACGCCATCGCCCGGCCGGGGGTTGAGCCTGCCCTACACGGCGCGCGAGTCTGTCCCGCCCGTGTCGGCGGCGGCGCCCAGCGTCGAGGCTCCCGGCCCCCTCCCCTCCCCGTCCGAGCCCGAGGCACCGCGGCGGCTGCATCGTCTCCCGGCCTCCCGACAGGAGGCGACGACGATAGGCCCGGATAGAGCCCAGAGAGCCACGCGGCAGAGCGCCCTCGCCGCCCAACTGGCCTTTCACCGTGCCCTTCTCGATGTGTCGGGCTCCACCCGCCGCCTCTCCGCCGAGTTCTCCAGACTCCAAGCTCCTGGGCGGGGCCTTGGCGGTGGCCACAGCGTCTTCGTCCGTTACGTGGATGACGGCGCCCGGCAACTGCGGTGGATGGACGCCCAGCTCTCCGCCGCCACCCGGCTGGCTACCGCCGCCTCCCAGGTGGAGGACCCGGACATGCAGCTCGCCATGTTGCGCCTGGCTGGCCCTCGGCTCGAGGCCACCCTGCTCGGCTCGCTCCTGCTCTCCGTCTGGCTCGACTTGCTCCACCTCGCCGACACCGTGTGCACCCAGCACTTCTATAGCGTGGAGCGAATGTTCGTGGACCTGGCGCGCTGGCAGCAGCGGCTCGAGCCCGCCATGACGGCCCTCTCCTCCCTGGAGCCCGGCCAGGTGGAGGCCGCGGCGCAAGATGTCCCCGCGCTGGTTGGCCACCTCACGGGCGAGTTCACGGCCACCCTCCAGACCGCGCGCAAGGGGGCGGAGAACGTCGCGAAGGTGCTGGTACTCAAGGAGGCCCTCGAGGCGCTCTCCCTGCTCTCGGCGTTGAAGTTCTCCCTACCCTCGGTGCCGCCGTCCGCTCCTGCCCTGCTCGGCATGAGTCTGGTGGTGGGTGGCGACGGCGTGATGATGGGCACGCGCATTGTAGCGTCCGCCGAGTGGGTGGAGATGATGCGCCACCTGGTGCGGGCAGGTGTCCTCTCCTTGCCCGTCGTCAGTGCCGCCGTGCGGATTCAGGCGGGCCAGGTGCTGCTGGCACAGGCGCACGGCGAGCTACCCAGGGGCGTGCGCGAGGCGCTCGGCGACGGGCCCGAGGTGCGGGGCATGCGCGTAACGGGTAGAGCGGGGGCCGGCATGAACGAGCCCCCGCGACACCATGTCCTGCCCAAGGAGTTCCGCGCGTGGTTCGAGAAGAGAGGCTTCACTGGCGAGATGGACATCGACCGGTTCTGCGTGGAGATGGAGCAGGCGCACCATCAGGCCATCCACGGCGGCGGTAGCTGGCGCCTCGGTCGCACATGGCCGGACGAATGGAACCAGATGATCATGAGCGTACTGAGCCAGGCTGAGGCCAAGGCAGGCCGAATGTTGACGCCGAATGCGATCCTCAAGCTCGTCGCAAGAGAGATGAGACGCTATAAAATCCCGATGAACTTCGTCCCCGGGAGAAGGTGA